One Dehalococcoidia bacterium genomic window carries:
- the ilvC gene encoding ketol-acid reductoisomerase, translated as MATIYYDKDADLSLLKSKTIGIIGYGSQGHAHAQNLKDSGCNVVVGLYQGSKSWDKVKQDGLKVDTVANVAKAADTIMMLIPDTMQRDVYEKEIKPGLTAGKTLMFAHGFNIHFKQIVPPANVDVSMIAPKAPGHRMREVFKEGSGVPALVAVHQDVSGKARQNALAYAKGVGSTRAGVLETTFKEETETDLFGEQTVLCGGVSSLVKTAFETLVKAGYQPEVAYFECMHELKLIVDLMYQGGLNYMRYSVSDTAEYGDYTRGPRVIDEHVRASMQKILGEIQNGTFAKEWMNEWREGATKFHAMRDAEKKQQIEQVGEKLRSMMPWLEKPKARGSY; from the coding sequence ATGGCGACGATCTATTATGACAAGGATGCTGACCTGAGCTTGCTGAAGAGCAAGACAATCGGCATCATCGGCTACGGAAGCCAGGGACACGCCCACGCCCAGAACCTGAAGGACAGCGGCTGCAACGTTGTCGTCGGCCTGTACCAGGGGAGCAAAAGCTGGGACAAGGTCAAGCAGGACGGCCTGAAGGTGGACACGGTGGCCAACGTGGCGAAGGCCGCGGACACCATCATGATGCTGATCCCGGACACCATGCAGCGGGACGTGTACGAGAAGGAGATCAAGCCGGGGCTGACGGCGGGCAAGACCCTCATGTTCGCCCACGGCTTCAACATCCACTTCAAGCAGATTGTCCCGCCGGCGAATGTGGACGTCAGCATGATCGCCCCCAAGGCGCCGGGCCACCGCATGCGCGAGGTGTTCAAGGAAGGCTCGGGCGTGCCCGCGCTGGTCGCGGTGCACCAGGACGTCTCCGGCAAGGCCAGGCAGAACGCCCTGGCCTACGCCAAGGGCGTGGGCAGCACCCGCGCCGGCGTGCTTGAGACCACATTCAAGGAAGAGACCGAGACCGACCTTTTCGGCGAGCAGACGGTCCTGTGCGGCGGCGTCTCCTCGCTGGTCAAGACCGCCTTTGAGACCCTGGTCAAGGCGGGCTACCAGCCGGAGGTCGCCTACTTTGAGTGCATGCACGAGCTCAAGCTCATCGTGGACCTGATGTATCAGGGCGGCCTGAACTACATGCGCTACTCCGTGAGCGACACCGCGGAGTACGGCGACTACACGCGCGGCCCGCGCGTCATTGACGAGCATGTGCGCGCGTCCATGCAGAAGATTCTCGGCGAGATTCAGAACGGCACCTTCGCCAAGGAGTGGATGAACGAGTGGCGCGAGGGCGCGACGAAGTTCCACGCCATGCGGGACGCGGAGAAGAAGCAACAGATAGAACAAGTGGGCGAGAAGCTGCGCTCCATGATGCCCTGGCTGGAGAAGCCAAAGGCGAGAGGGTCGTACTAG